The window CGCACTCAAGTTCTGACTAGCAAATCCCCCTTCCCATACACccaagagatgcatcagtaggGGTATAGATTCTAGAGACTTTACTATTATCAATGGAATCCCTATAAGAGTTAGCCCAGTTGATTTCaaaggggttagactggagtaaatcttcttaagagagtttcaggtgggtagccctggtGGTCtgtattagaagagcaagattcggtccagtggcactttaaagaccaactagattttcaggacaCCCTTCATTAGAGCTCTAAAGTTCCTactgtggaaatctagttggtctttaaggtgccactggaccgaatcttgctcttcttagCATTGCGCTGTATGCAATttgttgcttcaagtatgatcctactgggtggtTTCTCTGTTGTTTTAtcagaactgcttatgctctatttcattatttcttcaactgcattggatttctgctggttttaaagctCTGAAAATTTGCATTCACGGACCCTATGATAACAAGTATTTATGGAGACGTCTTTGCAACGGGCTGCGCTGCCCCGCACTGTGTGACCCGCCTCGCAACGCAGCGAGAAAGGCGGCCTGTCcctaaggaaaagaaaataattcttCAGTCCGAGGCGAGGCCCCCTTTCGCCCCTCATAAGCCGGAGGCGGGCGCCGCCGGGGCTCCGCTCGGCTCCCCTCCTAATGGGCCgcggctgctgctgccgccgccgcccggccgccccgccgccgcctcctccggtGCGGCTGCTGGGCCCCGCCGGCCGCCCCCCTCCGCGGCCGGCCGCCGCCCCTCCTGAGGAGAAGGCGGAGGAGGCGGCGCTCAAGATGGCGGCCGGAGCCGGGCCCGTCGGCAGCAGCGGCCGCCTCTCCTCGCCGCCGCCGTCGCCTCAGGCCAGCaacgggccgccgccgccgcctcccccgcCGTCCGCCTGCTCCAACAACGGGCCGCTGCTGGTGCtctccccgccgccgccgccccctcctCCGCTCCCGCCGCCGCCTCCGCAGGCCTCGGCCGGGCCCACGCACAACCACGGCTGCGGCGGGAACCcgcaggcggcagcggcggcggcttcCGTGGCCCCCTCAGGCGCGGCAGGCCCGGCCctctccgccgccgccgctgccgccgccctgTCGCTGCCGGGCCGGGAGCCGGTGTACAACTGGCAGGCCACCAAGCCGACGGTGCAGGAGCGCTTCGCCTTCCTCTTCAACAACGAGGTGCTGAGCGACGTCCACTTCTTGGTGGGCAAGGGCCGCGCCGGCGCCCAGCGCATCCCCGCCCACCGGTGAGGGGCCGGGGCGGAGGGGGCTCGTGGGGGGGGCGCGGGGGGCGAGGGCGCGGGCTGGCGGTGGTCCTCTGGGCAAGGGGCCCTGCGGGTCCTTGGTGAGCCACATGGAGGGCTGTGGGGAACATGGGGCGGGGGATACTGTGGAGCCTGGGGCAGGGGCATCGGGGGCTGGGCTGGGTGGAGGCGgctgggggagctgtgagggggcCTCCAGGTGGGTGTTGGGGGGCGAGGGTGAGGGGCGGAGGGCCTCGCAGAGGAGGGGAACTGCTGGTTCTCAGTGGGTCTCATGAAGGGCTCTGGGAAGCAAAGAGCGGGGGAtgcaggggggtctggggaggaccGATGTAGGGGGGGAGGGGACTGTGGAGGGGGGAGTGCATAGAATGGATTTGGGCGCTGTGAGGGTGCTTCCagatgtgtgtttgggggggtcGTGGGGGCTCGCTCCAAGGAGAGAGactgtggggtgggaggggggctctGAAAATGAAAGTCACCGTCTTGGTGGGGGAACTGGAtggcaggatagggttgccagctccaggctgggaaactcctggagatttgggagatggtAAGAGtagtgtttggggaagggagggacctcagcaaggtataatgctttATAGCCCACCTTCCAATGCAGCTGTTTTTTCTAGGGGAGTTGATCCCTGTGGCCTGAGATTAGTTGTATTTGgcacggggtggggtgggtgggggatttcagccactacctggaggctggctatGGGTTTGGTTGAGGTAGCTATAGGGGAAAAGGCAGAAAAAATTGAGAGAAAAAGGGCTGTGCAGAGGAGGGATTGCAAGTGGGTGGGTGAAGAAGAGAGGGTGTGTTGATGGTGGAGAGGAGCTATGGGGGGTACATGTGGCTGGTGGGTGCTGTAGTGTCTGAGATGGGTAGCTCCCAAGTGTGGCACAACAGGATGGGAGCAGAGGATGGAATGTGTCCCTTTATAGGGGAGccaattcccccccacacacacacacgcaaacacacacacaccgctgtATTGTAGCATTCACTCCTTGTCCAATATGGCTCAAGAGCCATGCGCACTTTCCAAGTCACGTATGTCGGAGGTTCTGAGAAGCAGCATTGATCTTCACTTGAGGCAAACTGTACCTTGCAAGATCTGTGCAGCAGCGCCTCTCTTTCTTACATGGTTCATAAGTAGGAGGCCCCAGAAGAATTGCTGCTAGTCAGGGGGTAAACCTTGTGCTAAATTTGGCTTCCTTTGTTGAGTTGTCTTTCTGGATGAATTTTTCATTTCtgacagagatctctgaactgCATCATTCAATCTGCTGGGAGCTGCGTGGGTGGATGTTCTGGACTCGGGGGTTGGGTTTAGCTGCAAAATGGTTTTCTCGTTCTGTAATCTTAATCCTTTTTCATTGTTTATTGGCTgtcttctgtttgttttctattttgtaatctgcctggagtcttagtgagaaagttgGGCTACAAAGGAAATACATTTTCAAGATAGCGATTGTCCAATAGGCTAGCTTTGTGAATAGTGTGGACTGATTTTTACATCTGGTTCTGTATTCTCTGAACAAAAGTCAGCCTCTTGGTTAGCTATAGCAAATTAAACCATTTCCCTTTGCAGTTAGAGAGTTAGCTTAATTTCTAATCTGTGTCTGTGAAGCTGAAGCTGGGTTTAGAGGAGTAGTGGTGAAATCAAGGGTTTTGTTTGGCTCTTAGGCAAGAGCACTGAGGAAGATCACTTACTTGAAGAATTAGGCTGCAGTCCTACACATGTTACTTAGAGGGAAGACCCACTGAGCTCAGAGGAATTTACTTTGGGGTGACTATGCTTAGGATGGTGTTTTAAGTGTTGAGAATTTTCAGAGGACAGAGCTGGTAGCTATTGGACTGAAGCATTGCTTCTCCATGACTTGGAAAGTAAGTATCCCTATCATTTACAGGCTTTCTGAACAGTCATAATTTgcacaataataaatataatgcTACTCCTGTTTTGTCATATTTGTAATGCTTGAAACACTTTtctctttatattaaaaaaaaaggttttaattGCTACGTCAGATGGAAGACCATTGGTCTGGCTTTAAGAATGTTAGGAGTGTAGGTTTTAAGAACTTGAGATTTTTAGAAGTCTGATTTTAAGTAAGTTTTTATACTGTTGGTTTTTCCCCTCCaagatttttatccaccctgttgTGTGCAGGTAAGAAACTCAGGAGAGGAAGAAATGTGTGTGCTAGATACACATTTGTGTGTGTTAGGCTTGTTCACTTGTTTGGGTCTAAATTCACTCTGGAAAAACCAAGCTCCATGCTTCTGTATAAAGGAGCTAGACGTTTAGGTTCTAACAATCACCTCTCCACATATACACTATCAATGGATAGAAGTCTGGGGTGGGGGTCAGGGAGAAGGTAATAGGGAAACTAGAAGATTATATTACAAATCCGTGTAGGAAAACCATCTGGGATGGTTTCCAGTTGTCTAGGCAGCTGATACTGGGCCCTAAAAGTAACTTAAAAGTGGGAACTACTGATTGCCTGTCCAAAACCTTCTCAAGACAGAGTAGGAAATAAGAGAGGCAACTAAAGCAGAAAATGTGATGATGGGCAACTTGAACTAGTCTCCCATTGATAGGGTGAATGTGTGCTGAAGTTATGCAATAGAGACGTTTCTGGATATCACAAATGACTGCACACTGGCACAGTTTCAGGTGGATATCCGTGTTGGCAGATAGTAGAACTGTTAGTTTccagtctagtggcaccttaaagacgaacaagaaTTTCAGGGTATGATTTTTCAAGAGTCCTTTCCTCAAATCTGTGCATTGGAACAGAAGATCATGGAGCACCTAGAGGGAAGCCGAGCCCAGGCTTGGCTCTCAGCAGCAATCAGGACCTAGTATGAGATGTGCACAATTGGGAACAGCGACCACAGTGCTATTAATTTTAGCATTCATATCAACGGACAGTTGTCCCCAAAGTCCAAAATGGTCCCATCTTATTTCTAAAGAGGGAATTTTGCAAAAATGAGGGGATTAGTCAGAAGGAAGCTGAAAGGTATACTCAAAAGAGACCAAACCTTCCaggatgcttggaagctatttaaaactgTATTAATTGCAGCCTGATAGGAATACCCCAGGTTAGGAAAGATACCACCAAGTCTACATGTGTGTCAGTGTAGTTAATGCCCCAAGTTAAGCAAACTTTAAAAGGCTGCATTTAAAAAGTGGCAGGTTTGCCCAAATGAGGTAAAGAGAAACAACAGGGGGCAGAGACTAGGAATAAGTGTTCACAGTAGAGGAAAATGAGATCCTGACAAGAATTGGTGTTAGGATGAGtgttattttatttgttcataaatgatcctGAGTAGACCagtggctaagtttgcggatGATGCCAAATTGTTCAGGACGGTGAAAGCCTAGGCGGGATGTGAAGAGCTAGCTGCAGGAAGCCTCTCTCTCCCAAACTGAGAGAGCGGGCAACAGCTGCAAGTGAAATTtagtataagcagggctttttttcagggggaacgcgggggaatggagttccggaacctcttgaaaatggtcacatggctggtggccccaccccctgatctccagacagaggggagttgagattgccctccgcgcgagccatctcaactcccctctgtctggagatcagggggcggggccaccagccatgtgaccattttctccgaggggcaacccactgagttccaccgccccttttcccagaaaaaaagccctgagtataagtAAATataaagtgatgcttgttggaacAGAGTTGTAAcgttaaatatatgctgatggggtctgaactggtggTGATAGTTGGATGGAAATGTGGGTTTAGAGCGCAACTGTAGCGAAAAGGGTAAAGATGCCAAATTTCCATGAAGTTTGCAGctataaaaaaaactttttggtgTGGgggaaattttacaaaaaaataaaatgtgtacGGTGTTTTCTTATACTTACATAGATTTCATGCTTTAACAAGATAATTGATAACTTACCATACAAAGTTGCGCAATTTGGCATATGCTCAGTACTTGAGAGAGAGCTGCAAACTGCCAACACTGCGCTACTTTAGCACATGTGTCTTATGGGCAGGGGAAAAGAAACCAAAAATAGCAATTTTTTTAGTAAAGAAAAGTATATTGGTTGGACAGAAAGCTTTTCATATAGTCACAATAGGACTAGGAGAATATTTGAATATCAAGTTACattttataacactgaaaacactgaaACTCTTCATTAGTGTATTGTCATTCACATTAAAATATGTATGGTGGAAAAAATTAGTCCCTTTTTAACCACCAACACGTCTTGAGAAAATATATTGGTTATGTCTACTGTGTATGGGAGAATTATGATTATCTAATGCTATTGTAGTTTGTCTTGGCCAAGGGATAGAGCCAATACAATGGAGGCTGAAAGGTTATGGCAACATCCGTTAACGTATTGCCCTGTGAAATACAGTTATTGCAAATCATTTTATTGTGAGTGGAGGAAGCAAAGTGGAAGCAGATGAAGATGCCTTAAAGCAGGATAAAGTGAATGCAGGAATGCTCACTGTTTTGTTTCTAAATGCCAGGTTTGTGTTGGCTGTGGGCAGTGCCGTCTTTGATGCCATGTTTAATGGAGGCATGGCTACGACGTCTACAGAGATAGAACTGCCAGATGTGGAACCAGCTGCCTTCTTAGCCTTGCTGAAGTAAGCACTCTCTTTTGTGGAGTCTGTTATCTTCAGAGCTCTGTGAAGCCCCTCAACTGGTTTTCTAATTTGTCTTCTTTTCTCTCATCCTTCTGTCCTTTGTGCTGATCAGCAACAATGTGAAGCTGCCTTCAGGAGAAGCTTGAAGAGAGACAAGAGATGGAGCTTTGCATCTGTGGATGCATGGCATAGAGGAAGGGGGATGCTAAAAGTTTCATTTCCCAGAAATTGCTAGATGTGGTTCTGAGGGCCTGGACAACTGTGGAAGATCAGGACTTGTGTCCTGTATGAAATCTGCAGTTCCATGTGGTGGAGAGAGGGAACTTGTGCCAAGGAGGGAGGTAACCGGCGGGAGACAGAAGAGCTGTGaaagtgaaccccccccccctcacaagtagcagcttgttcaggggaccAGCACTAtgcttaaatatttttttaattcaatttatattctgctctccccacaagtggactCAGAGCAAATCAAATAAAGGGCAGTCCCTGGACTGGTGAAACATTTTGTGTTTGTATTgagtgcctttttttaaaaaaaacgctgTCATTCTAAGATCTCGGGTACGCCTCATTTTGTCAGAAAGGCAGGTTGGGCATTTTTTCTGGCCTATTTTAAAAGTTCAAGCAAATCAACCAGGACTCCTGCTTTCAAAAGCCCTCTTGGGGAGGGATGCTGCTGTGTGAATCCCACTTGCCCAGCATGGCCCTGAGAGGATCGGTCTtcagtgttttaaaaatgtttctaggCCTCATGGAAGTGGAGAAGTGCTagaaaatacaggcagagaaggCATGCTCCTGGTTTAGACGTATCTCTGTctgttgcatttttatcctgcccttcctccaaagagtccAGAACGATGTATGTGGTTCTCGACTCCTGTTTTGGCCTTAAAGCGAACCTGTAAAGTGAAATAGGCTGTATGCATGTGTGCagctggcctaaggtcatccagtggACTTCATGGCTGAGAGgtatttgaatccaggtcttccTGGTAATAGTCCCAaaatttaaccactacaccatgttgtCTTGCAAAGAGCCCTCCTCCCATGATGGGTTTGGATGAGGAGAAGCTGCTGCTGAGTCAAACACCAAATGGAGAATGGATGTCTGTTTAGCGGGCATAGAAAGGTCTTTGTCCATGAGAGATAATTAATTCAACGCTAGTGCGGGATGTTCTTATTTTTAAATCCTGCTTTATCACAGCCTTGTGTTCTTTCTGCCTTTTCCGTTTTCCAGGTTTCTTTATTCGGATGAAGTTCAAATCGGGCCAGAGACTGTGATGACGACTCTTTACACTGCTAAaaagtatgcagttcctgccctcGAGGCTCACTGTGTGGAATTTCTAAAGAAAAACCTCCGAGCGGACAATGCTTTCATGCTCTTGACACAGGTATCTTTGCAGTCTTTCACCTGTTGGGAAGTTTTTGGACGGGGTACCTGATGTCTGCTTCTAGGATGGGCAGTCATCCTAGGAATGCCTTGAACATCCTTGGCTTCGTGCCAACATGGTGGTTCTCATGGCTGGAAGATAAGGAGGTTGGGTATCACCCATAGTGCTGCACAGTGGAAGCAGCAGAGCATTCTGtgctggtgatgtctcttgctatCACATCACCATAGTGTCACAGTGGGCAGCAGTCACCTGCTGTCAGCTACCTGCTGGAAGGATAGACAGTCACCATAGTGCTGCACCTTGAAATGTAGCGCTAAGGTGGCTGCTGCTGTAGCTTCTTCTCTGCCTTTCTGGGCATGAGGCACTCTAGCTCCCCTGATCTGCATGCCCTGTGGGGTCGGTCTAATTCACTTGAGGCGCTGTTaaaatgaaccaggaggactTTGTGACAAAGACATAGGCAACCTCCTGATGGGAACCGTAGCGGAACTGGGCCTGCTCTACTCCTTCCCAGGTGCCTCTCGGTGCAGTATAGAGGGAGTGCGCCTTTCTTACCGCTAAGAGCAGAGAAAAATGTGTgtatttaataatttttatttaggatatttctatgctgctaCTTCAGAgttcctgctcaaggcagctaagaATTAAAATGACAtcgcaatattaaaaacaagctgtttttaaaaagtcattggtCTGCATAAAAACTGTCCATAAAACAGAGCTGTTACGATAAAACCCCTAATTTAAAACCTAGGTAAAAAGGTGTTTTGGCCTAATACCTAAAAGAAAGTCAAATAAGTGCCAGGTGAGTCTCACTTCGGATGGCAAAGCGGCACCacaaaaaatgccctgtctctagttgccatctgcttcacctctgaaggcaggagcACAGACAGCGCAGCTTGAGAGCCATCTTAACTGGTGAGCTGGATAGTATGGGAAGAGATGATCCTTCATATACGTATGTGATTTCTTTCAATAGAACcaagggtttttttcagcaggaacgtggtggaatggagttccagaacctcttgaaaatggtcacatggctggtggccccgccccctgatctccagacagaggggggggccaccagccatgtggccattttctcctagggcaacccactgagttccaccaccttttctcccagaaaaaaagccctgaatagaacCCTCCTTCTCATGGAAGGGAGGAAGAACATAAAGCATGTGAGATCAGCTCACAAGTAAGAGAAGCTGTCCCCAGTAACACACGTGTGCCCTTTTATTTTGCCTCTCTGCTCTTTAGGCCAGACTCTTTGACGAACCCCAACTGGCAAGCCTTTGCCTGGAGAACATTGATAAAAACACGTCTGATGCCCTAAATGCCGAAGGATTCACGGATATCGACCTGGGTAGGATGAATCTTATTTTCGCCTCTGCTGGTGTAGCTATAAACTAAGGACCAGTTCATGCTGCTGTCTTCCTCCAGGTCCCCtgaactggggtgtgtgtgtggagagctggAGCTGGTCAGTGTTTTCCGCACAGCACTTGTGATGGCAGCAGTTGGTTTGCTGCCTGTGGGAGCAATTCAGCTGTGTGAACTGGCTTCAATGTGGCTCCACTATAGAAGCAATTCTGAAACTGATTTTCACATGTTCCTGGGGTTCCTTTGGAGCTTTttaaggaaaaagaaaggaggatccaggtaactgcCCATCTGTCGGCTTGATATCCATGTCTGGATAGGCTTTGGAACAAATCATGCAGTTGGTCTTTGTGCATTTAGAAAAGAAGGCTGTGAATAGTAAAAGCCAGCacaggttcctcaagaacaagtaatTGCAGACCTCCTTTTTTGATAGTTACCATTTGGTGGGTCAGAGGATTACTATGGACATAGTTTATTTTGATTTCAGTATGGTTTTGGTATGGTCTCACATCATATTTCTGTTGAGAAGCTGGTAAATTGTAGTTTGgatttgtaattggttgacagatcgcacctaAAGAGTGCTTGtcaatggttcctcatcctcttggagaggaatgacaagtggagtgcctcagcgATCTGTCCTGAGTCCTGTGAtgttcaacatctttatg of the Eublepharis macularius isolate TG4126 chromosome 5, MPM_Emac_v1.0, whole genome shotgun sequence genome contains:
- the BTBD2 gene encoding BTB/POZ domain-containing protein 2 — encoded protein: MAAGAGPVGSSGRLSSPPPSPQASNGPPPPPPPPSACSNNGPLLVLSPPPPPPPPLPPPPPQASAGPTHNHGCGGNPQAAAAAASVAPSGAAGPALSAAAAAAALSLPGREPVYNWQATKPTVQERFAFLFNNEVLSDVHFLVGKGRAGAQRIPAHRFVLAVGSAVFDAMFNGGMATTSTEIELPDVEPAAFLALLKFLYSDEVQIGPETVMTTLYTAKKYAVPALEAHCVEFLKKNLRADNAFMLLTQARLFDEPQLASLCLENIDKNTSDALNAEGFTDIDLDTLVAVLERDTLGIREVRLFNAVVRWSEAECQRQQLQVIPENKRKALGKALSLIRFPLMTIEEFAAGPAQSGILTDREVVSLFLHFTVNPKPRVEFIDRPRCCLRGKECSISRFQQVESRWGYSGTSDRIRFSVNKRIFIVGFGLYGSIHGPTDYQVNIQIIHTDSNTILGQNDTGFSCDGSSNTFRVMFKEPVEILPTVSYTACATLKGPDSHYGTKGLRKVIHESPTTGAKTCFTFCYAAGNNNGTSVEDGQIPEIIFYT